A region from the Chthoniobacterales bacterium genome encodes:
- a CDS encoding tetratricopeptide repeat protein, whose product MNALFFLRLAAVATVFAFLIRVTAAEDLSVLYNQAQELVRRQRYAAAIPLLEKCVAAQPANSKFHQWLGRALALQGVQNGITSSVLSIGKVKTELEKAISLDPNNLQARNDLAIFYRALPGIFGGSNAKAAEQVAIIRRSDPALAAQIDGDFLAGDNKYDAALASYNESARLNPSNPVIHARISLIHQQKKDWDKAFAALDRGLGIDPNHPFLLYQLGRTAAVSGQQLERGEKCLRTYLAMPVREELENPSFSAAHYRLGCILEKKGNLAAARAEYETALSLDAKMKPAREALTKLKR is encoded by the coding sequence ATGAACGCCCTGTTTTTCCTTCGTCTGGCTGCCGTCGCTACCGTTTTCGCGTTCCTCATTCGGGTCACCGCCGCGGAGGATCTATCCGTGCTTTACAACCAGGCCCAGGAACTCGTTCGCCGGCAGCGATACGCGGCCGCCATTCCGCTGCTCGAAAAATGTGTGGCCGCCCAGCCCGCCAACTCAAAATTCCACCAGTGGCTCGGCCGCGCTCTCGCGCTTCAGGGCGTGCAGAATGGCATTACCAGCAGCGTGCTGAGCATTGGGAAGGTGAAAACGGAGCTGGAGAAAGCGATCTCTCTCGATCCAAATAATCTTCAGGCGCGAAATGATCTGGCGATTTTCTACCGGGCCCTGCCGGGGATTTTCGGCGGAAGCAACGCCAAGGCGGCCGAGCAGGTGGCGATCATCCGGCGGAGCGATCCCGCCCTGGCCGCGCAAATCGACGGCGATTTTCTGGCGGGCGACAACAAGTACGATGCCGCTCTCGCCAGCTACAACGAGTCGGCGCGACTGAATCCTTCGAATCCGGTGATCCACGCCCGGATTTCGCTCATCCACCAGCAAAAGAAAGATTGGGACAAAGCTTTCGCCGCCCTGGATCGCGGCCTCGGGATCGACCCGAACCATCCCTTCCTTCTTTATCAACTGGGCCGGACCGCTGCAGTGAGCGGACAGCAACTGGAGCGGGGAGAAAAATGTCTTCGTACCTATCTGGCAATGCCCGTGCGGGAAGAGTTGGAGAACCCGTCCTTCTCCGCCGCGCATTACCGCCTGGGGTGTATTTTGGAAAAGAAAGGCAACCTGGCTGCCGCCCGAGCCGAATACGAAACAGCGCTCAGCCTCGACGCAAAAATGAAACCTGCGCGCGAAGCCCTGACGAAACTGAAGCGCTAA
- a CDS encoding UDP-2,3-diacylglucosamine diphosphatase has product MERIEPLPRFRNLRVVTAPAPRRLRTAWISDVHLGTRNSKAAALLDFLRDYELETLYIVGDLIDTWQMRRGIFWPQAHNDVIQKLLRKARKGTRIIYIPGNHDELIGSFCGYYGHIAIEKQAIHLTADGRRILVIHGHELDTVVQNARWLAFAGDLGYQFLLGLNPVINFVRRRFGLGYWSLSAYAKKRVKDAVNFIGEFEAAIVRYAERHGVDAVLCGHIHSAGIRQIGNVTYYNCGDWVETCSALVENFDGEMELLNFSPFLEPPLESARKPDLAGALL; this is encoded by the coding sequence ATGGAGAGAATCGAGCCCCTCCCGCGGTTTCGAAACCTTCGCGTCGTGACCGCACCCGCGCCGCGCCGGCTCCGCACGGCATGGATCTCCGATGTCCATCTCGGAACGCGGAACAGCAAGGCAGCCGCCCTGCTGGATTTTCTCCGCGACTACGAATTGGAAACGCTCTACATCGTCGGCGACCTCATCGATACCTGGCAGATGCGCCGAGGCATTTTCTGGCCGCAGGCGCACAATGACGTGATTCAGAAACTATTGCGGAAAGCGCGCAAAGGCACCCGCATCATCTACATCCCGGGCAACCATGACGAACTGATCGGGAGCTTCTGCGGTTACTACGGCCATATTGCGATTGAGAAACAGGCGATCCACCTGACCGCCGATGGCCGGCGCATCCTCGTTATTCATGGCCACGAGCTGGATACAGTCGTGCAAAACGCGCGCTGGCTCGCCTTCGCGGGCGACCTCGGCTACCAGTTCCTGCTTGGGCTCAATCCCGTCATCAACTTCGTCCGGCGGCGGTTCGGTCTCGGTTATTGGTCCCTGAGCGCTTACGCCAAGAAACGGGTCAAGGACGCGGTGAATTTTATCGGGGAATTCGAAGCGGCGATCGTGCGCTATGCCGAACGCCACGGCGTGGATGCAGTGCTGTGCGGCCACATCCACAGCGCCGGGATCCGGCAAATCGGAAACGTCACCTATTACAATTGCGGGGACTGGGTCGAGACCTGCTCGGCGCTCGTCGAAAATTTCGATGGCGAGATGGAGCTGCTGAATTTTAGCCCATTCCTCGAGCCGCCGCTCGAGTCCGCCAGAAAGCCCGACCTCGCAGGAGCCTTATTATGA